Genomic DNA from uncultured Desulfuromusa sp.:
ATCTCCGGAGAATCACCACGCTTTACCAGCTGAGCATAGATATCGTTGGCGGGTGGTAGCAGAATCCAGAATGGATCACTATCGGAGACACAATGCATGCCGAGATTATTCCAGGCCAGTAACACGTACTCATCTGTTTCTTTGTTGAATGGGGGGATGGTGACAGGCAATTCTTTCGCTTCGACGACCGGATTTCCCATGTTGAGGTCATCGACCTGATTCAGGCTGCTGACAATATAGTTAGCCAGGGCCCAACGTTCTTCACGGGTTCCCATAAAATTGGGCATGTACTGATTCAGCTTTCCAAGCCCATCCAGTTTTGAGTCCATACCAAAGACACTATCGTATTTTTTAACCAGAGGTTTTATGTCGTTGAGCACACCATCGATTGAATGGCAAGCACTGCACTGGAATTTGAACAGATCATGGCCTACCGCTAGAAGGTTCGCGTCGGTCACCTGCTGATGCTCAGTCCATTTTGCTGAAGGTAGAAAACCGGCTTTCTGTACATCTGGCACATCTTTGACATAGACCTGATTTGCGTACATATGATTATAAATAATATAGGGGTGTCTTCCTGCCTCTCGGACAAATTCGAAAGCCCCAAAATAGACCAGAGCAATACCAACAATGACGAAACTGAGAACCCGCTGGAAACTGTTAGGGAGACGAATGACCATGACCATGGAAACGATAAACAGAATCGCCATTGTCCAGGCTAACAGGATGAAGTAATCAGTTGTCACCGGGGACTTTTCCAGGATATTCGTAATTGCCGGTTCCGGGATTGCTTTCAGATACCACCAGCCGCCAACGATCATCAGGACAAAGGGGATGCCGGCCCAGGCGGCACAGGTGCGCATAATTTTTTGCCGCAGAACTTCATTTTTAACAAAGGCTGCGGTAATAAAGCCGAACACTCCACAGAGAGTGAGCGAAATACCGGTGCGGAAGACCAATGAAGGCCAGAAGCTGGGGTTGAAAAACCCAGACCAGAAGTTTTGATTTTCAAGCCAAGCTCCTGGAGTTAACATATAGCCGATGATGCCATTGATCAAAAAGAGAGACATCCAGGCACTGATGAAATAAATCCAACCGATGATGATATGGTTCTTGCGATTCATCTTGCCAAAAGTATAAAAATAAATGAACAGAGAGATGATTTCGGTGAGGAAGAAGACCCATTCTGCAGCCCAGCCGAAAACAAAGGTATGAATCAGGACAGAAGTTGCTGCCGGGTTCAGGAGGGCGATGGTCCACCAGATTCCGACTCCGGTGAGTCCACCAAAGACCATTGAAACCAACAGAAAAAATTTACTGTGTTTTTTGACGTAATCGAGCAATCCGGAGTCATTGTCTCTGTAAGCTCTTTTTTCCAGCATAATCAAATAAAGTCCACCGCCAACAGCAAAGTGTGCGACCAGAACGTGAACGATTGCGACAAGAGCAATCAGAAACCCGCCACCATAAGTTGTTAAATTCCAGACTGGATAATTCATTTTGTAACCTCCTTGCGGCAGCCAAAGGCAAGTTTAAGCATGTATCCAATCAGGATGAGCCCGACAGCAAAGACAACCAGAAAGAAAATCAGTGGTGAATACTGGGGCTCAACAACCAGGTCAGACAGCTGAAAATAGGGTTCCAGATAAGCAATGCGGACCAGATCACGCATGAAGACCATCGCAGCGACTGTCGCCAGGGTGATCACAGACGCGATAACGACTTGTTTTTTATAACCGGTATAAAGTGCGGCAAATCCGAGAATAATTCCAAATAGCAATAAAATTGTACCGTAACTGCTGCCACCCATGAACACCATCATCACGTTTTTGGGTAACGCAAGAAGAAACCAGAATCCAATAATAATTTGAACTGCTGTGGCATAAGTAAAATAGGTCATGCCCTGATTAATCAGAAACTCGCGATTAACGGTACTTTTAGTGAAGCGGAAATGACCGATAAGGGAGAGAAACAATCCGGCAACAGCAACGGATCCAACGACAAAATGGAGGTAACGGGGGTACAATGTCACATCACTGAGATTAAGGAGGGAGCCTTCACTGTTGTTGAAATAAGCTTGCCATTTTTCCGGTTGTAGCATCAGAGTCATATTGTTGCTGAAAAGAAAGGCGACAAACAGCAAAATAAAAACGGCAAATTCCAGCATGAATATCCGCGGATTTCCTAAGGCCTCAAACTTAAAGTCATAGATGTATGCGCCGTAATAGGCCAGGATCAGTAAACCGAAAATGGAGAACCACCAGACAGCCATGAGAATCGAACTGCTGTAAAAAAACTGGCCGTAAAGAACTTGAACAAACAGCAGCGGAGCAACCCCCATGTTAACCGCGAAAGCGATTGTGTAGGGCCACTTATAACCGAACTCTTTACCCAGAAGGGTATTCTGTTGATCGCCGCGCAAAGCACTGAACAGGGCAATGATACCGCCACCTAGCATGGCATTCATCACCAGAATGTGCAGCAGGAAGGTCAGCATCAGCAGGACATAGAACCAGCCCCAGGGCGCGGAAATGGCGTCAGGTGTGGGAATCAGTGTGGCAGGATTCATCGATTCTTCTCCAAAGTTTTGGCTGAAAATGGGTTTTTATACCGAAAGCAGAAAGCGGTGTCATTCCTTATTTGAGAAAACAGCATCAGAAATTTAACACAATGATTGGAGAGATAACAATATATATAGCCCCAAAAAGGGGCAAACTTAGCTTCTTGTTGTTGACTCATGACTCTGTTATCGTGGATAAGAAATGCCGATAATTCAATCTTAGGGAGACATTTTATGAAAATTACTTCGTTAGATCAGGTTGCTTCCATGCCAATGCAGATGGAAGGAGCAGTAGGTGTTGCCAAACAGGTTCCTCTGGGAAAAGAGCATGGGGCTCCTAACTTTTCTTTTCGGGTTTTCACTATCAGCCCCGGGGGAAATACCCCTTACCATATTCATGATGCCGAACATTTGAATTATATTCTTCAGGGAGAGGGTGTTCTGGTCGATCAGGAAGGCCATCAGCATCCTGTAAAAGGGGGAGATTTTTCCATGGTCCTTCCGAATGAAAAGCATCAGTATCGCAACACTTCAACGACTGAGGAATTCAAGTTTATTTGTGCGGTTCCTTCTGCCTATGAATAACCAGTGTTTTTCGAGTGGCTCAATCCCAGGTATTTGAGCCACTCGTTATTGCATCCTGCCTGTTTTTTGCTCCAGCCATTATTTGATTTTCCTTTCCTCCGTTTTTTTGCAAATTTGCAAAAACGGTCCTGTTCTATTTCAAAAATGCAAAATCCTGTTCTTTTCCCAATAAAACAGAAAATGTTTTTCCCGTAGATGCTCTAAAACAAGGCTTTTTTACGTAAAACATGGTTTCATTCTCTTCTTAATATTACTTTTTTGGTCAGATATTGGCTTTTGCATTTTTGCGAAATAAGCATTTTTGAGACAATTTACGCTTCTTTTTAACTAGCTGTAATTGCAGGAAAAA
This window encodes:
- a CDS encoding cytochrome ubiquinol oxidase subunit I → MNYPVWNLTTYGGGFLIALVAIVHVLVAHFAVGGGLYLIMLEKRAYRDNDSGLLDYVKKHSKFFLLVSMVFGGLTGVGIWWTIALLNPAATSVLIHTFVFGWAAEWVFFLTEIISLFIYFYTFGKMNRKNHIIIGWIYFISAWMSLFLINGIIGYMLTPGAWLENQNFWSGFFNPSFWPSLVFRTGISLTLCGVFGFITAAFVKNEVLRQKIMRTCAAWAGIPFVLMIVGGWWYLKAIPEPAITNILEKSPVTTDYFILLAWTMAILFIVSMVMVIRLPNSFQRVLSFVIVGIALVYFGAFEFVREAGRHPYIIYNHMYANQVYVKDVPDVQKAGFLPSAKWTEHQQVTDANLLAVGHDLFKFQCSACHSIDGVLNDIKPLVKKYDSVFGMDSKLDGLGKLNQYMPNFMGTREERWALANYIVSSLNQVDDLNMGNPVVEAKELPVTIPPFNKETDEYVLLAWNNLGMHCVSDSDPFWILLPPANDIYAQLVKRGDSPEIITEGVEISYQVQEGFEYPENQVRFWEFADKLLGANLAPGVGIGGLKVSGVMKLEEDHRAFTAPFLPVVPYPADGSFNPYPIFTITAKDKETGKVLMTTKTVAPTSTEMGCKNCHGGGWKVAGVAGFTDETSLDVLAAHDKNSGTNLVERAKNGEPMLCQSCHADPVLGTKGNPELLNFPAAIHGWHANFLTDREGMQACVACHPSRPDGPTQCFRSHHSEFMDCTNCHGTMEDHSLSLLKGELEAGKKGAARLMENLRARTVDSVADINPRTPWINEPDCLNCHEDFEMGSTVDAFNTWTEGADGLYRNRHDQMEAMMCEACHGSTHAVYPATLNKLGANRDSIQPLQYQGNDRPIGNDCTVCHTVQPEFEGHHPNSLRL
- a CDS encoding cupin domain-containing protein; translated protein: MKITSLDQVASMPMQMEGAVGVAKQVPLGKEHGAPNFSFRVFTISPGGNTPYHIHDAEHLNYILQGEGVLVDQEGHQHPVKGGDFSMVLPNEKHQYRNTSTTEEFKFICAVPSAYE